One genomic window of Halobellus limi includes the following:
- a CDS encoding precorrin-3B C(17)-methyltransferase, producing the protein MAGTDDAVADTGTSDSGGGTDDDDSLGTLYVVGIGPGLPHAMTQRAKDVVATADCVIASNLYQEFLRRDGTLPPESAEVEAAGAGDTAADGGRTEDAEGGTVLERPGGTRQTLVRSSMGRQVELAREAFERVRAGQDVAHVSGGDPNVYGKSDLLFTMAEAEDAEDVPIEVVPGVTAALGGAANLGAPLSNDFCTVSLSDKWRGWEEIEEKLRAAAISGFVIVLYNCWRDYQRAIDVVREERADDVPVGIFNDAGRGDAGRNRDDETHTITTLGEADEYEEEVGGMGTSILIGNHETAVWENRYKKHLVTPRGGRDVDDF; encoded by the coding sequence ATGGCGGGGACGGACGACGCCGTCGCCGACACGGGGACGTCGGATTCGGGCGGGGGCACCGACGACGACGACTCGCTGGGAACGCTGTACGTCGTCGGGATCGGACCCGGGCTCCCCCACGCGATGACCCAGCGAGCGAAGGACGTCGTCGCGACCGCCGACTGCGTGATCGCCTCGAACCTCTATCAGGAGTTCCTCCGACGCGACGGGACGCTCCCGCCGGAGAGCGCCGAAGTCGAGGCGGCCGGCGCGGGAGACACCGCGGCCGACGGCGGGAGAACGGAAGACGCGGAGGGAGGAACCGTCCTCGAACGACCCGGCGGGACCCGGCAGACGCTCGTCCGCTCGTCGATGGGGCGGCAGGTCGAACTGGCCCGCGAGGCGTTCGAGCGCGTCAGAGCGGGCCAGGACGTCGCCCACGTCTCCGGCGGCGATCCGAACGTCTACGGCAAGAGCGACCTGCTGTTCACGATGGCCGAAGCGGAGGACGCCGAGGACGTCCCGATCGAGGTCGTCCCCGGCGTGACGGCGGCGCTCGGCGGCGCGGCGAACCTCGGCGCGCCGCTGTCGAACGACTTCTGTACCGTCTCGCTGTCGGACAAGTGGCGCGGGTGGGAGGAGATCGAGGAGAAGCTCCGCGCCGCGGCGATCAGCGGGTTCGTGATCGTGCTGTACAACTGCTGGCGCGATTACCAGCGCGCCATCGACGTCGTCCGAGAGGAACGCGCCGACGACGTTCCGGTGGGGATCTTCAACGACGCCGGCCGCGGCGACGCGGGCCGGAACCGCGACGACGAGACCCACACGATCACCACCCTCGGCGAGGCCGACGAGTACGAGGAGGAGGTCGGCGGGATGGGCACCTCGATCCTGATCGGCAACCACGAGACGGCGGTCTGGGAGAACCGGTATAAGAAACACCTCGTCACCCCGCGCGGCGGGCGTGACGTCGACGACTTCTGA
- the cbiG gene encoding cobalt-precorrin 5A hydrolase codes for MSTETNDTETDAGESSGHCSTPDSDGEVAEEIAIVSFERKLDVAEEVKAGIGDGYERVDIIEYHGDVFEEHWGKYDCFVGLMASGIAIRKTAPLLDDKWDDPAIVVVDEGLTWAIPITGGHHGANQVAHDLSQLGAVPAMTTASEAAGKQGVESKAKALDAHVVNGDSTVATNLAVLNEELGPVARLDGPRAVLVDDDVTVLKRNSERGVVLGTGTVSGVKKSQVLDAWAAALDDLGLDFSDVDFVATGTRKEGEEGLYEAAQEISSGVVLFERETLEAFEGPSPSRSKELIGWPGIAEASAIAGGREHDLAREKERFDDAVTVAVGQ; via the coding sequence ATGAGCACGGAAACGAACGACACCGAGACGGACGCGGGCGAATCGAGCGGCCACTGTTCCACGCCGGACTCCGACGGGGAGGTGGCCGAGGAGATCGCGATCGTCAGCTTCGAGCGGAAACTCGACGTCGCCGAGGAGGTCAAGGCCGGCATCGGCGACGGCTACGAACGCGTGGACATAATCGAGTACCACGGCGACGTCTTCGAAGAGCACTGGGGCAAGTACGACTGCTTCGTCGGGCTGATGGCCTCCGGCATCGCGATACGGAAGACCGCGCCGCTGCTCGACGACAAGTGGGACGACCCCGCGATCGTCGTCGTCGACGAGGGACTCACGTGGGCCATCCCGATCACGGGCGGGCACCACGGCGCGAATCAGGTGGCTCACGACCTCTCGCAGTTGGGCGCGGTACCCGCGATGACGACCGCGAGCGAGGCCGCGGGGAAACAGGGCGTCGAGAGCAAGGCGAAGGCGTTGGACGCGCACGTCGTCAACGGCGACTCGACGGTCGCGACGAACCTCGCGGTCCTGAACGAGGAACTCGGTCCCGTCGCGCGGCTCGACGGTCCCCGCGCCGTCCTCGTCGACGACGACGTCACCGTCCTCAAGCGGAACTCGGAGCGGGGAGTCGTCCTCGGGACCGGGACGGTCTCGGGGGTGAAGAAGTCGCAGGTGCTCGACGCCTGGGCGGCCGCCCTCGACGACCTGGGGTTGGACTTCTCCGACGTCGATTTCGTCGCGACCGGCACCCGAAAAGAGGGAGAAGAGGGCCTCTACGAGGCCGCCCAGGAGATCAGCTCCGGCGTCGTCCTCTTCGAGAGGGAGACGCTCGAAGCGTTCGAGGGCCCCTCGCCCTCGCGGTCGAAGGAACTCATCGGCTGGCCGGGTATCGCCGAGGCGTCGGCCATCGCGGGCGGTCGCGAGCACGACCTCGCGCGGGAGAAAGAACGCTTCGACGACGCCGTGACCGTGGCGGTGGGGCAGTGA
- a CDS encoding cobalt-precorrin-4/precorrin-4 C(11)-methyltransferase: MTDPQEAIDAESAARANERDPRIEEQTAGEVQGGIPFIGAGPGDPGLLTVTGRELVESADLVVHAGSLVNSELLAEYCADAEQVSSIGKDLEELVPLMRDAHESGRDVVRLHSGDPAVYGAAVEQMDALEHEGVPTYIVPGVTSAFAASATLRTQLTLNGVSNHVAFTRPQGKTLDPEDDHIGEFVGMGDVTTCVYLGTHAVGETMDRLLEDGHDPDTPVAVVYHASWPDEEVIEGTIGTIGERLEEAGYRASAMVVIGDAARKAGYERSYLYDGWANRGGTESEADD; this comes from the coding sequence ATGACCGACCCGCAGGAGGCCATCGACGCGGAGTCGGCCGCGCGAGCGAACGAACGCGACCCTAGAATCGAGGAGCAGACCGCCGGCGAGGTGCAGGGGGGAATCCCCTTCATCGGGGCCGGCCCGGGCGACCCGGGGCTTCTCACCGTCACCGGAAGGGAACTCGTCGAGTCTGCGGACCTCGTGGTTCACGCCGGGTCGCTGGTCAACAGCGAACTCCTCGCGGAGTACTGCGCGGACGCGGAGCAGGTGTCGAGCATCGGCAAGGACCTGGAGGAACTCGTACCGCTGATGCGAGACGCCCACGAGTCGGGACGCGACGTCGTCCGTCTCCACAGCGGCGATCCCGCGGTCTACGGGGCGGCCGTAGAGCAGATGGACGCGCTGGAGCACGAGGGCGTTCCCACCTACATCGTTCCGGGCGTGACCTCCGCGTTCGCGGCCAGCGCGACGCTCCGAACGCAACTCACGCTGAACGGCGTCTCGAACCACGTCGCGTTCACGCGTCCGCAGGGGAAGACGCTCGACCCCGAGGACGACCACATCGGCGAGTTCGTCGGGATGGGCGACGTGACGACCTGCGTCTACCTCGGGACCCACGCGGTCGGCGAGACGATGGACCGGCTCCTCGAAGATGGCCACGACCCCGACACGCCGGTCGCCGTCGTCTACCACGCGTCGTGGCCGGACGAGGAGGTCATCGAGGGCACGATCGGGACGATCGGCGAGCGGCTGGAAGAGGCGGGCTACCGCGCCTCCGCGATGGTCGTCATCGGCGACGCCGCGCGGAAGGCGGGCTACGAGCGCTCGTACCTGTACGACGGCTGGGCGAACCGAGGCGGAACCGAGAGCGAGGCCGACGACTGA
- a CDS encoding cobalt-factor II C(20)-methyltransferase, producing MTLYGVGLGPGDADLVTVRGRRVLEEADVVYSPGRLSRSVATEHVPEARIGDVDFPMTRDEEELRRAWKAAAAEIAPRARDGTAAFVTLGDPNVYSTFGHLRRTLAAFHPDVGVEVVPGVSAVTAFTTALGVEIASGSSIALREAARGASPTGPDRMVLFKVTDVPVTHEGLVDAGYDVVYGRRLYMQQGETVVTDDPEALADRDYYTLAYAEKRGLDPRPATAAFDDGAETESEPAAHTDGGVEPTAQTDWGAESTADAATASDIASVERAEGEACGDAVREGPSR from the coding sequence ATGACCCTGTACGGCGTCGGACTCGGCCCCGGCGACGCCGACCTCGTGACCGTGCGCGGCCGTCGCGTCCTCGAAGAGGCGGACGTCGTGTACTCGCCCGGGCGCCTCTCTCGTTCCGTGGCGACCGAGCACGTTCCGGAGGCGCGGATCGGCGACGTCGACTTCCCGATGACCCGCGACGAGGAGGAGCTCCGGCGCGCCTGGAAGGCCGCCGCCGCGGAGATCGCGCCGCGCGCCCGCGACGGCACCGCGGCGTTCGTCACGCTGGGCGATCCGAACGTCTACTCGACGTTCGGCCACCTGCGGCGGACGCTCGCGGCGTTCCACCCGGACGTCGGCGTCGAGGTCGTGCCCGGCGTGAGCGCCGTGACGGCCTTCACGACCGCCCTCGGCGTCGAGATCGCCTCGGGGTCGAGTATCGCGCTCCGCGAGGCCGCCCGCGGGGCGTCCCCCACCGGTCCGGACCGGATGGTCCTGTTCAAGGTCACCGACGTGCCCGTGACCCACGAGGGACTCGTCGACGCCGGCTACGACGTCGTGTACGGTCGTCGGCTGTACATGCAGCAGGGCGAGACCGTCGTGACCGACGACCCCGAGGCCCTCGCCGACCGCGACTACTACACCCTCGCGTACGCGGAGAAGCGCGGACTGGATCCGCGGCCGGCGACCGCGGCGTTCGACGACGGGGCGGAGACCGAGTCCGAGCCGGCGGCACACACCGACGGAGGGGTGGAGCCGACGGCACAGACCGACTGGGGAGCGGAGTCGACCGCGGACGCTGCGACCGCCTCCGACATCGCGTCAGTCGAGCGCGCGGAGGGCGAGGCCTGCGGCGACGCGGTCCGGGAGGGTCCGTCGCGATGA
- the cbiT gene encoding precorrin-6Y C5,15-methyltransferase (decarboxylating) subunit CbiT: MAHVSLPHDAKAGPTKPEVRAVLLGKLALEPTDHFVEVGSCTGAVTVEAARRAGRVTALERKPNRLETTRKNLAANDAGGNVELRESEAPEGLPTDADALFLGGSRNYEAVLDHAAAHRIDRVVMNVSRLEVAGAATEAFRERDLLEEVVQFQVSHGYELAGATSFDSQNPVYMLVGGAGEVAADGGERPTDSRRSPSRGVDGGRR; the protein is encoded by the coding sequence ATGGCGCACGTCTCGCTCCCGCACGACGCGAAGGCCGGTCCGACGAAGCCGGAGGTTCGGGCGGTACTTCTCGGTAAACTCGCTCTCGAACCGACCGATCACTTCGTCGAGGTCGGTTCCTGCACCGGCGCGGTCACCGTCGAGGCCGCGCGGCGCGCCGGGCGGGTCACCGCGCTGGAACGGAAGCCGAACCGACTCGAAACGACCAGAAAGAACCTCGCCGCCAACGATGCGGGCGGGAACGTCGAACTCCGCGAGTCCGAGGCGCCGGAAGGCCTGCCGACGGACGCCGACGCCCTGTTCCTCGGCGGCAGCCGGAACTACGAGGCCGTCCTCGACCACGCGGCCGCGCACCGAATCGACCGCGTCGTGATGAACGTCTCGCGGCTGGAGGTCGCCGGGGCGGCCACCGAGGCCTTCCGGGAGCGCGACCTCCTTGAGGAGGTCGTCCAGTTCCAGGTGAGCCACGGCTACGAACTCGCCGGGGCGACGAGTTTCGACTCCCAGAACCCGGTGTATATGCTCGTCGGCGGGGCCGGGGAGGTCGCGGCCGACGGCGGGGAGCGCCCCACCGATTCGCGGCGGTCGCCATCGCGCGGCGTCGACGGGGGACGGCGATGA
- a CDS encoding DUF7839 domain-containing protein: MSRNAEDAEEFGVLQSKRNATRYQILVQIAERQPAVNQQEIADAIGITAQAVSDYLQDLVEHGYVNKHGRGRYEVTKEGVDWLITQTDELRGFVRHVSEDVIGQVEIETAIATTEIEEGETVSLTMRDGVLRAMAGDTGSATAVAVTDAAAGRDVGITNVEGVVDYELGTVTIVSVPQVQNGGSSAVDPDRLSKLAADHDLIAVGGAEAVVAADAAGLDPDVRFGSSAAVQEAATKGLDTLLLVSTDLLSAHTDKLREQNLSYEVVDAAA, from the coding sequence ATGTCGAGGAACGCCGAGGACGCCGAGGAGTTCGGCGTTCTCCAGAGTAAACGGAACGCGACCCGCTATCAGATCCTCGTGCAGATCGCCGAGCGGCAACCGGCGGTCAACCAGCAGGAGATCGCCGACGCGATCGGCATCACCGCCCAGGCGGTCAGCGACTACCTCCAGGACCTCGTCGAACACGGCTACGTCAACAAGCACGGCCGCGGTCGCTACGAGGTGACCAAGGAGGGCGTCGACTGGCTGATCACCCAGACCGACGAACTCCGCGGGTTCGTCCGGCACGTCTCCGAGGACGTCATCGGCCAGGTCGAGATCGAGACGGCGATCGCGACGACGGAGATCGAGGAGGGAGAGACCGTCTCGCTGACGATGCGCGACGGCGTCCTCCGGGCGATGGCCGGCGACACCGGGAGCGCGACCGCGGTCGCGGTGACCGACGCGGCGGCGGGCCGGGACGTCGGGATCACGAACGTCGAGGGCGTCGTCGACTACGAGCTGGGGACCGTGACGATCGTCTCGGTTCCGCAGGTCCAGAACGGGGGGAGTTCGGCGGTGGATCCCGATCGACTCTCGAAGCTGGCCGCCGACCACGACCTGATCGCCGTCGGGGGCGCGGAAGCCGTCGTCGCGGCCGACGCGGCGGGGCTCGACCCGGACGTCCGCTTCGGCAGCAGCGCCGCCGTCCAGGAGGCGGCCACGAAGGGGCTCGACACACTCCTGTTGGTCTCGACCGACCTCCTCTCGGCGCACACCGACAAACTCCGAGAGCAGAACCTCAGCTACGAGGTCGTCGACGCAGCCGCGTGA